One Chitinophagales bacterium genomic window carries:
- a CDS encoding alpha/beta hydrolase has product MQLHYKSFGQGTPVIILHGLFGSLDNWQTFSRKLATAFHVIAVDLRNHGKSPHSQVHSYPEMADDLLEFFETHNLTRAHMIGHSMGGKAAMTFALKYPERLIKLVVVDISPRVYPDRHEHILRALSSLHPSDLKTREEADTLLAKYIPQQEVRQFLLKNLDRMPEGGFRWKFNLHALLANYSNINAPVRADVPVDVDTLVIRGGRSDYVDEARDLPLFEQLFKRVQIITIPEAGHWVHAEAPEKLLLAVQTFLGSS; this is encoded by the coding sequence ATGCAACTGCACTATAAATCATTCGGACAAGGCACACCGGTTATCATACTCCACGGTCTTTTCGGTTCACTTGATAACTGGCAAACCTTTTCCCGCAAACTGGCTACCGCCTTTCACGTGATTGCGGTGGATTTACGCAATCATGGAAAATCGCCTCATAGCCAGGTTCATAGTTATCCTGAAATGGCAGATGACCTACTTGAATTTTTTGAAACACATAATCTCACACGGGCTCATATGATAGGACACTCTATGGGCGGAAAAGCAGCTATGACTTTTGCCTTGAAGTATCCGGAAAGGTTGATCAAGCTGGTGGTGGTGGACATTAGTCCTCGCGTTTACCCTGACAGACATGAGCATATTCTCCGGGCGCTTTCCTCTCTCCATCCATCAGACCTCAAAACCCGTGAGGAAGCGGATACCCTCCTGGCTAAATATATTCCTCAGCAGGAAGTACGCCAGTTTTTACTCAAAAACCTGGATAGAATGCCCGAAGGCGGCTTTCGCTGGAAATTTAACCTTCATGCATTGCTTGCAAATTACTCCAACATTAATGCTCCGGTTCGGGCTGATGTGCCTGTGGACGTGGATACTTTGGTTATCCGGGGTGGCCGCTCTGACTATGTGGATGAAGCACGCGATCTACCCCTGTTTGAGCAATTATTTAAGCGAGTGCAGATTATCACGATTCCGGAAGCAGGCCACTGGGTTCATGCCGAAGCGCCAGAAAAACTGCTTCTAGCGGTTCAAACTTTTCTGGGCAGCAGCTAA
- the trx2 gene encoding thioredoxin-2 codes for MPLEVTDANFENEVLKSDKLSLLDFWAEWCGPCRAIAPIVDELSKEYEGRAIIGKVNVDENPEVTTRYGIRNIPTLLFIKNGQIVDKQVGAVPKSVLEAKLKAHL; via the coding sequence ATGCCTTTAGAAGTAACGGATGCCAACTTTGAAAATGAAGTCCTGAAGTCTGATAAGTTGTCCCTCCTTGATTTTTGGGCTGAGTGGTGCGGCCCCTGCCGCGCCATCGCTCCAATTGTGGACGAATTATCCAAAGAGTATGAAGGCAGGGCAATTATCGGCAAAGTGAATGTAGATGAAAATCCAGAGGTAACTACTCGTTACGGTATACGGAACATACCTACTCTCTTATTTATTAAAAACGGACAAATCGTGGATAAGCAGGTAGGTGCTGTTCCCAAGAGCGTTCTGGAAGCCAAGCTCAAGGCTCACCTGTAA